Proteins encoded in a region of the Marmota flaviventris isolate mMarFla1 chromosome 3, mMarFla1.hap1, whole genome shotgun sequence genome:
- the Gsg1 gene encoding germ cell-specific gene 1 protein produces MNSPSQLIQNVCLTQEMELTKGFSGQRTFISAALSLLSLSLSTTSLLSSSWFVGTQKVPKPLCGKSLAAKCFDMPMSLEGSFSNASTPEVVQYSWETGDDRFSFLTFRSGMWLSCEETMEEPGERCRSFIELTPPAEREILWLSLGAQITYIGLEFISFLLLLMDLLLTGNPGCGLKLSAFAAIASVLSGLLGMVAHMMYSQVFQATANVGPEDWRPHSWNYGWAFYTAWVSFTCCMASAVTTFNTYTRMVLEFKCRHSKTFKENPGCLLHHHRCFPQQQSCTTHPGGPPTSYHQYHNQPIHSISESADFYSALQDQRFQQGTSQELKEVVGSSIEEQC; encoded by the exons ATGGAACTCACGAAGGGCTTCTCTGGCCAACGGACATTCATATCTGCAGCCCTCAGCCTGCTATCACTCAGCCTCTCCACAACATCCCTGCTCAGCAGCTCCTGGTTTGTGGGCACACAGAAGGTGCCTAAGCCCCTGTGCGGAAAAAGTCTGGCAGCCAAATGCTTTGACATGCCAATGTCCCTGGAGGGCAGCTTCTCCAACGCATCAACCCCGGAGGTGGTTCAATACAGCTGGGAGACTGGGGATGACCGGTTCTCCTTCCTTACCTTCCGGAGTGGCATGTGGCTATCCTGTGAGGAAACCATGGAAGAACCAG GGGAGAGGTGCCGAAGTTTCATTGAACTCACACCACCAGCCGAGAGAG AGATCCTCTGGTTATCACTGGGAGCCCAAATCACGTACATTGGCCTTGAGTTCATCAGCTTCCTCCTGCTCCTGATGGACTTACTGCTCACGGGGAACCCTGGCTGTGGGCTTAAGCTGAGCGCCTTTGCAGCCATTGCCTCTGTTTTGTCAG GCCTTCTGGGGATGGTGGCCCATATGATGTATTCCCAAGTCTTCCAGGCAACTGCCAACGTGGGTCCAGAAGACTGGAGACCACATTCTTGGAATTATGGCTGGGCCTTCTA CACGGCCTGGGTTTCCTTCACCTGCTGCATGGCATCTGCTGTCACCACTTTCAACACATACACCAGGATGGTCCTGGAGTTCAAATGCAGACATAgtaagaccttcaaagaaaacCCAGGTTGCCTACTCCATCACCACCGGTGCTTCCCTCAGCAGCAGTCATGTACAACCCACCCCGGAGGTCCTCCTACAAGCTACCACCAATACCACAACCAGCCCATCCACTCCATCTCCGAAAGTGCTGACTTCTACTCAGCACTACAAGACCAGAGATTTCAACAAGGGACCAGCCAGGAGCTGAAAGAAGTGGTTGGGTCATCCATAGAAGAGCAGTGCTAG
- the Fam234b gene encoding protein FAM234B, whose protein sequence is MATVLSRALKLPGKKSPDLGEYDPLTQADSDESEDDLVLNLQQKNGGVKNGKSPLGEAPEPDSDAEVAGAAKPHLSEVTTEGYPSEPLGGLEQKATSSLVSYIRTSVFLLTLVISMILVLLCAFLIPCPPRDLHSTWSRHLGSQAGGDLSPLELADVNGDGLRDVLLSFVTSRNGSAAGSSRSTANLVCLSGMNGSTLWSSPLPEEAQDITCLDLMPGSVAEIICLVTGTRKMLSAFNATSGKAIWTLNPNYLSNGTLAAPVVLLPDLDEDHVRDLVVLAIGETQPDLCFLLVSGRTGNPIGRPVKYNIVGVGNLIGPQVYVTANGAVYILFGFGNIQAVALRDIFVQAQNRDSSPPSLQIEEPEWEKRRSINLSELIDVYSDGVELLQMVKAPDSNCSNLLVTTRQGLVLLRGQNLTPYWTLSLQGLRSQPTPGYFTDDQTLDFLLQIQDGLGMKKMMVIDGDSGSIAWSYSAPCHMKDAPTTSAVTSDQKSVFLFWAEGLSPASPNSDALMGAEPPSLHHLYLLHPAFPSIFLDLTNTSGTVTASEVGINDLWKDAFYVTRTTGPISEGHPAPLVVSKLSLRWALMEGQMVQLKETTPKIGRGELRRFLSRIKFVDSPYQI, encoded by the exons GGAAGAAGAGCCCAGACCTAGGGGAATACGATCCCCTTACTCAGGCCGACAGTGATGAGAGCGAAGATGATCTTGTGCTTAACTTGCAGCAGAAGAATGGGGGGGTCAAAAATGGGAAGAGTCCTCTGGGAGAAGCACCAGAGCCTGACTCAGATGCTGAGGTTGCAGGGGCTGCCAAGCCACATCTTTCGGAAGTCACCACAGAGGGGTACCCTTCGGAGCCTCTGGGGGGCCTGGAGCAGAAGGCGACCTCTTCCCTTGTGTCCTACATACGCACATCTGTCTTCCTGCTAACGTTGGTGATCTCAATGATCTTGGTGCTCCTCTGTGCTTTCCTGATCCCCTGTCCCCCCAGAGACCTGCACAGCACTTGGAGCCGCCACTTGGGCTCACAAGCAG GTGGGGACCTGTCTCCACTGGAATTGGCTGATGTGAATGGAGATGGCCTGCGGGATGTGCTTCTCTCCTTTGTAACATCAAGGAATGGGAGTGCAGCAG GTAGCTCCAGGTCAACTGCTAATCTCGTGTGCCTTTCGGGAATGAATGGCAGCACACTGTGGTCCAGTCCCCTCCCAGAAGAGGCCCAAGATATCACATGTTTGGATCTCATGCCAGGAAGTGTGGCTGAAATCATCTGCCTTGTGACAGGGACACGCAAGATGCTCAGTGCATTCAATGCAACATCAG GAAAAGCCATCTGGACTTTAAACCCAAATTACCTGTCCAACGGTACCTTGGCTGCCCCGGTGGTGTTGCTGCCAGACTTGGATGAGGACCATGTCAGAGATCTAGTGGTTCTGGCCATTGGGGAAACGCAG CCAGATCTATGCTTTCTGCTGGTGTCTGGCCGGACGGGGAATCCAATAGGCCGACCCGTGAAGTACAACATTGTGGGAGTAGGGAATCTGATTGGTCCTCAGGTTTACGTCACTGCAAATGGAGCTGTCTACATCCTGTTTGGCTTTG GAAATATACAAGCTGTCGCCCTGCGGGACATTTTTGTTCAGGCCCAAAATCGAGACAGCTCACCACCTTCTCTGCAGATAGAAGAgccagaatgggagaaaagaagaTCCATCAACTTGTCTGAGCTCATTGACGTGTACAG TGATGGTGTTGAACTACTCCAGATGGTAAAAGCGCCAGATTCCAACTGCAGCAATCTCCTGGTTACAACCAGACAAGGCCTGGTCTTGCTTCGGGGACAAAACCTTACACCCTACTGGACACTGAGCCTTCAAGGCCTACGCAG CCAGCCTACTCCTGGGTATTTCACTGATGATCAAACATTAGACTTCCTTCTGCAGATACAGGATGGACTTGGGATGAAAAAG ATGATGGTGATAGATGGTGACTCTGGCTCCATCGCTTGGAGTTACAGTGCTCCATGTCACATGAAAGATGCACCGACCACCTCAGCAGTGACTTCAGACCAGAAGTCCGTCTTCCTCTTCTGGGCTGAAGGGCTGTCACCTGCCTCTCCCAATTCT GATGCCCTCATGGGAGCTGAGCCACCCAGCCTCCACCACCTATACCTCCTGCACCCAGCCTTCCCCTCCATCTTCCTGGACCTGACCAACACCTCGGGCACAGTGACGGCCTCAGAGG TTGGAATCAACGACCTCTGGAAAGATGCCTTTTATGTCACCAGGACAACAGGGCCAATCTCTGAAGGGCATCCAGCACCCCTGGTGGTCAGCAAACTTAGTCTGCGGTGGGCATTGATGGAGGGCCAAATGGTCCAGCTGAAGGAGACCACCCCCAAAATTGGCCGTGGGGAGCTGAGAAGATTCCTTTCTAGGATAAAATTTGTTGATTCTCCCTACCAG ATCTAG